GTATTCCCAGAAGGGTGACCAGTAAAGGAATTAATACCAGATCCAGAAGTCCTAGTATAGAAACCATTTTCAGTGCATTTTTCCAGGTTTTTTCATTGGAATGACGCACCTTACGTGAGAGATTATCCCGTTCTTTAATGGCTTTTATACGTTCTTTATCCATCCATTCAGATTTTTTCTCTAATTCCTCATTAATAGATTTCAATTTTTCTATTTTAAGAATGTTTAGATTGTTGATCTCTTCCTCAAGACTGATTCTTTCCTTGTAAAGTTCATCAACCCTTTTTTCTAACTCTTCCCGTTCTTCTGTCATAACTAATTCCTCCTCTGAGGAAATGAGTTTAAAATGATTTTAAACACCTTGCAAGCCTTTCAATAATATTATTGTTTATTCAATATATTAATTTTTAGATAAGAATATTTTAAGATAAGAACTGACTCTAGAAAAAAGCTAACAATTCAGATTATTAATTGTTATTCCAAGCAATATGATTCATTTTTTGGTAATAAAAAAGACGTTAATAGTAGCTTATAATGTTCAAAGATTAAAACTAATGAAATATTGATATAAAACTCCTCATGGTAAAGAATTTCAATATTCTAATAAAACTTCTAATAAAATTCAATGAATGCAATAAAAAATTACATTTAATGGTCCCTGGATGGTGATGGCATATGATAAAAATTGTTTACGATATTAAAGTTTATAGGGAAGTTTTGAAAGATACTATAAGAGAAAATGATGTAGTTGTGGAACTGGGCTGTCATGTGGGTAATTCAACTAGGATTATTTCCCAGATGGCACCAAAAGGACATATTATCTCAATTGATAAAAGTCCCCAGTCTCAAAAGAAGTTACAGGAACTCATGAATGAAGAACAGGCCTCAATCATTTTTATGAAGTGTGATGTGAGGCTTCACGAAACCCTGGAACAAGTTTCTGTAATGGTTAAGGAATTAGGAGGTTGTGATGTTTTATCAGTTGATCTGGGTGGAGGTTACTATCCAGACACTACCTTTAAAGTATTCTTCATTTGGTCATCAACTTTAAAACCTCGTGACACCATAATTAGAAATAGAGGACTTTTAGATTTCCTTCACTCAGCAACAAGTTCTGAGATCATCAGATCTGAAGAGGGGTGGCTGGAGTCCTGTGGAGATGATGGAATACCAACTAGATTAAAAGAACTAAAACTCTGGTCTCCTAAAGTTTAACATGGAGGGTGTTCATGATAGGAAAAAAAATCAGGATCGAAAGGATAATCAACCGAAAGACAGGGCGATGTGTAATCGTACCTATGGATCATGGTGTTTCCATAGGACCTGTGGATGGAATAATAAAAATGGCCGAAACCATTGATGAAGTGGCGAGTGGCGGTGCTAATGCAGTTATAATGCACAAAGGAATGGTTGGCACTGGACACCGAGGTTACGGAAGAGATATTGGACTCATAATCCACCTTTCTGCCAGCACCGCCTTGGGACCAGATCCAGATCATAAGGTGCTGGTGACTTCAGTAGAAAAAGCTATTCAGATGGGAGCAGACGCAGTTTCTGTGCATGTGAATGTGGGATCCGAGATGGAACCTGAAATGTTAATGCACTTGGGAAGCATTGCTGAAATATGTGATGACTGGGGCATGCCCCTAATTGCTATGATGTACCCTCGTGGTAAGAAAATTGATGATGAACACCACGCTGATGTGGTGAAACTGGCATCTCGTGCCGGTGCTGAACTGGGAGCAGACATCATTAAAACCAACTACACTGGAGACCCAGAAACCTTCAAAGAAGTAATTGATGGATGTCCCGTACCCCTGGTTATTGCCGGAGGCCCCCGGGTAGAAACCGACCGGGAATTGTTGGAGATGGTTAAAAACGCAGTTGATGTTGGTGGAGCTGGTGTAGCAATAGGCAGGAATATTTTCCAAGCACCATCCCCTCAAAAAACCACCCGAGCCATTGCTGAGATTGTTCACAATAACCTGGAAGTGGATGAAGCTCTTAAAATAATTAACAGCCAATAAACAACCAAATACAGTGATTAATTTATATCACTTCAAAATTTTTAAAAATCCACCAATTTTACTATTATGAAGAATTCTACTATTATGAAGATAATCTTAGAAGGTTAAAGTTATGAAATTTGCATGGATAATGGCTGAAGGCAATGTGTGGGATAAAAAGAAGCAATTTATCACCACCGCCCTGGAATCGGGAATGGATCATATTGTAGACTTCACAGATACAGATAACATCCGCAGGCTGGGGAATGTGAAACTCATCTCAGATACTGAGGGTTCTGACATTGTAATGATTGGTAGAAACAGTGAAGGAGACGGAACACTCAGAATCCCTGATGATCTATCAGAATCAAAAGATCTAGCAGCGGTTAAAAGACTGAAAAGGATAAATAAAAAAGTTGCTGCCTATGTGGAAATCACCAGTAAAAAACACGAACAACTGGCAGCCCTTCTGGGAAAAGATGCAGATTATCTCATACTAATGGGTCGTGACTGGAAGGTCATACCCCTGGAAAACTTGATTGCCGACCTGCAGAAAGAGAAAGTTCAAATCATAGCCGCAGTAGCAGACTATGATGAAGCAAAACTCGCCCTGGAAACCATGGAACACGGAACTGATGGAATTCTGTTATGTCCCACTGAAATCAGCCAGATAAAAAAGGTGGCTGATTTAATTGAAAAAATCAAGACTGAAAGCTACCATTTAAAACCTGCCACTGTCACCAAGGTAGAACCTGTGGGTATTGGAGACCGGGTTTGTGTGGACACCTGTTCCATGATGCAATTAGGTGAAGGTATGCTGGTGGGATCTTACTCCCAGGGACTGTTCCTAGTGCACAGTGAATCCATGGAAAGTGAATATGTGGCATCAAGGCCATTCAGGGTTAATGCTGGCCCAGTGCATGCGTATGTCATGACCCCGGGTAACAAGACTAAGTACCTCTCAGAACTGGAAACCGGGGATGAGGTACTCACTGTTGACAAAGAGGGCAACACCAAGGTAGCCATAGTGGGACGGGTGAAAATCGAAAAACGACCCTTAATGCTGGTGGAAGCAGAACATGAAGGAATAGTATTGCGCACCCTCCTTCAGAATGCTGAGACCATTCGCCTGGTTACAGAAGATGGGAAACCCATCTCCGTGGCTGAACTGAAATTAGGGGATAAAATTATGATATATCTTGATCCCAACGCCCGACACTTTGGAATGGCTATTGAAGAAAGTATTATCGAAAAGTAATTATATTTAGAGTAGAGGGAATTTTTTTTCCCCAAACTTCCCTATTCATCCCATTGAAAAGCTTTTCATTTTTATCTATTTCCTATTCCTCATTAATTCTATGGTAAACTTTATACATTAAGTCGAGGTTTAAGAGGGAGATTATGGATTTCAAATCCATTGTAGTTGAGGGAGTTAAAAAGGATCTCAATCCCCATGAAGGGGCCTGTGGTATATGTCATCTAACCCTAAAGAACATATCTGAAGCAGGAGGGCAGGCTATTTCCTATGAAGTACCTGGTGGAACTATAGCCCAAATAATTGATGATAACCGGGAGGTTATTGGTGAAGGAGTGGATCTGGTATGGGCTCCCTCAATTCTGGCTGCGGAAATAGATGCTGGTTTATTACCCGAACCTGCAGCTAAAAGTCTTAAAAAACTCTTAACTAATTCTAAAGATCGTAAAAGTGTTTCTGATATTTTTGGTTATGGTAGATGCGTCACACCTGCAGCTAAAGCCATAAGCATCGTCTGGCAGGATGGTGGAAGGGTGGTGATCGCTCGTAAAGGCTTGGGAATTGGCGCATCTCTTTACAACAGGTATGGTGAGTTAATATCTGAAGCAGTAACTGGTTTCTGTCCTATTTGTGCAGTTAACATATCTATTTCTCGCAATAAGGATTTGAAAGAAAGAGTTACTAATGAATTAGAAGGCATGAACAACACAGGACTCTTTAAATATGAACAGGGAATTACTAATCGTGTTGAATGGAAGAACAGAAGAGTATATTCCTACATACTTAAAGGTAATGAAATAATAGGAATGAACTGGGGTTGCTGCATTGCCTATGCTACAGTTAGAGCAGAAATAGCTGCTGGTTTCGGAAATAGGAAATGGAATCTTCTTTTTAAAAATTACTGTGATTTCTGTCCATTAAAACACTGCTGGACTGGGAAGACTATGGGTGCCCTGGGAAATGTTATCCTGGAACGCATGCAAAACATTGGTGTTGAAGAAAGACTTAAAATTGAAAATTACCTCACAGCCCATATTTTGAAAGATAAAACTAGAATAGCTGAAGGTATCGGGACACTCTGCTCCCTGAGTGCCACGGTTAATGCCTTTTTAAGAGCTGATGCTGTGGAAATACTCAAACCATCACCTGCAAGGGGTTTTCCATACAAAGATAAAGATAGAACCGATTAAAGTAAGAAGAAAATTTGCAATATGGAGAATTAAATGATTAAATAAAAAATTAAAGAAGATTCAAAGGAATTGCAGGCCATAGGGAATCTGGAGGATTTGCAAAAAACAGTTTCTAATTGTGAAATAATAGATGCCCAGGCGTTGCTTGGCCAATCTGAAGGTCTTGATGCAGAAAAATCTGTGGCTGTCAGTACTGCAGATCCTTTAAAGGATGGCGAAAGATTTGAGGAGAAAAAAAAGCATCATGTGTTGTGACTGGATACAGGCTCAAAAATGCACCGAGAGAGACAGAAACAGAATCAATTCGCATATAAATAACGATTTTTAAGAATTGAGCTAGATATATCTTTAAAATCCAAAATGAAATGAATCATTTCCTAATAATACAGAAATAAATATAATCAATCATTGTAATAATAAACCCTGGTGGAGATAGCATGTTAGATTATGAGGTAGTGATAATAACTCCCAGTGAAAAGGAAGAAATGTTTCTTGATCTTAACGGGAAAGTTCTATATGAACGAAAGGCCAATATTCACGGTGCTTGCGTTAAACTTTTAACTGATAATGAGGAATTTAAAGAAGAATGGGAGGATAACTTCAAGTTCATGAATGAAGATATCCGACCCCATGCCAAGATTTTCTCAGTGGAAGATGGTGGGGAACTTCGGGTATTATATGAACCTATTTCCAGAACCTGTATAATCAAAAATTGCGACTATTATGGCTGGATTAAAAGTATTGCCCTGGCAGCTATATCTGACTTTTTCGAGGAATATCATTCAGAACACCGACGTTACTCCACTCATGGATCTGCAGTGGATTATGGAGGACATGCCATGGCCATTATTGGACCTCCAGGAACTGGAAAGACGACTTTAACTTATGGAATGCTGCAATATGAAGATTTTAATTACATTTCAGATGATTGGTTCTTCACCCGATTATTTGGGAATGCCAGTGTGATTTATTCATCAGAAAAGAACTCCTATATACGTGATGATTTAGCAGAAGTGTGGAAGGATTTTTCCAATGAAGTTAACCGGGTCAAACTGGACAACCGGGGTCGAGGGATAGCGGATGTAAACACCTTATTTAATGGACGTGTGCGGGAAAGTAGCACCCTTAAAACAGTGGTACTACTTGAAAGAAACAAGTCAAATCCACCCTTCCGCAAACTGGAAGTACAAGAATCTCTAGACTTTATGTTAGAGAAGGATTTTTGCAATCCTCACCAGTTGCTTAGAGATGAGCGTAAAATGAATATCCGGAAAAATTTCTTCCACGATTTATTCAGTTCAGTGGATGTTTATTTACTAAACACCATTGAAACTCCACAGGAGAGTTTAGATAGAATAAAAAATCTTATTATCTGATAGTAAAATATTATTATTTATTAGTAAATAAATTAGCTTAATAATATTTAACAGAAGAGTTGGTCCAATAATTCAATACCAAAAAAATAAGTCAAAAAAGAAAAAATAAAGTAAATAAGCTCTTAAACATTGAACTATGAAAATTTCCATTAAAATTAATCATTGAAAAGAGAAAAAATCATCGATTAAAAAAAAAAACCTGCATGTATGAAGCTAGGTGATTTTAATGCGAGCATTTTTAGCAGTGGACGTTGATAGCAGATTACATTATAAAATACAGAAAATTCAGAAGGAATTAATAAAAACTGACGCACCACTCAAGTTAGTGGAGCTAGAAAATTTGCATTTCACCTTTAAATTCTTCGGTGAAATAAACTCTTCCCAGACTGAAGATATCATCAATATTACTCAGGAGAAACTAGAAAATCACCAGGATTTTACCATGAATATCAAAGGAACTGGTGTGTTTCCCCACCCCGGATATATGAGGGTTCTCTGGTTGGGTGTTGATGATCCCAGTAACTTTTCCGCACTTCAGAAAGATTTGGATGAGGAATTTGTGAAGATGGGCTTTAAAAAGGAGCGCAGCTACATACCACACCTCACCATTGCCCGAATTAAAGGAGCCCATAACAAGGAATTCCTGGCTGATAAAATCAAGGATTTGGAGGATGTGGAAATTGGTCAGATGAATGTAGGCAAACTGGTGTTGAAAAAGAGTGAACTTACCCCGGCGGGTCCAATCTACAGCGATGTTAAAGAATTCTTTATTTGATGAACAATCTGATCATTTTAATGAATGGCTTTTCTAATGTGTGTGCATTAATGTGTGTACATCTGAAGAAGATATTGATACGATATTCATACTAATATTTATACTAAATTTATAAACTGGATAAAGAAGTGAATTGGATAACTTAATTTGAATTAAGATGTTAGTTAATTAAGTTTTCAGTTAATTAAGAGTTGAATAAAAATTTTAAAGGATCGAGGTATCTAATTGATTGATTTTAAGACGATTTTAGAGGATATTGAACCTTCAAAGGACGATGAAAAAAGAGTTCATGATTTATCACACACTTTAATGGAAATAATTGATATTAATGCTCAGAAAGAAGGTATTAATGCTAAATCAACTCTCCTTGGTTCTGTGGCTAAAAATACCTGGATAATAAGCAAGGACAGTGGTAAAGATTTGGATATTGATATCTTTATCAAATTCCCTTTAAGCACATCTCTAGATGATCTAAAAATTAAGGGTTTGGAACTGGCCAGAAGGTGCATTGAAGAAGCAGGTGGGACCTATGAAGAACGTTATGCATCACACCCTTACTTAACCGGGACCATAAAAGGTTTCCAAGTAGATATCGTTCCATGCTATGATATAAAACACGGAAGCGAGTTGAAATCGGCAGTTGACCGTACCATTCTTCACACGGATTATGTAATGAGAAATCTGAAAAAAAGCCAGGAAAAAGAGGTTCGGTTATTAAAACGCTTCATGCAAATGGTAGGAACTTATGGATCAGAATTCAAGGTAGGGGGATTTTCCGGTTACCTGTGTGAATTGCTGGTGATTTATTATGGTTCCTTTTTAGATGTTCTCAAAGGAGCTTGGGAAGAATGGAAACCCGGCTACCATATTGATCTAATGAATTATGGGACTGAAAATGAATTTAATGATCCCCTGGTTGTGGTGGACCCTACTGATAAAAATAGGAATGTTGCAGCTGCACTAACCCTTCAAAAGATGTCAGAATTTGTATTGGCATCATGTAATTTCCTCAGAAAACCTAAAAAATCTTACTTCTACCCCAAAGATGTTGTTTATAACCGAAAAAACATCCTAGAAGAGTTCAACCGGAGAGAAACCACCAGCCTCATTCTCACCTTCCCTGCTCCAGATATCCCTTCAGATGCCCTGCACCCCCAGATCAGGAAAACAGAGAAATCACTGGTAAAGATCCTGGAAACTGAGGATTTCAGTGTTTTGGGAAGCGATTCATGGAGTAATGCAGATGTTGAAGACAAAACTACACAGATAGTTGAAAAAGATAGGGTTAATAGGGGTAATAGGGGTGAAAATGGAAATAGAAAGGTTTTTATCCTCCTGGAAATGAACACTTGGAGCCTACCCCTCTTT
This Methanobacteriaceae archaeon DNA region includes the following protein-coding sequences:
- a CDS encoding 3-dehydroquinate synthase II, translated to MKFAWIMAEGNVWDKKKQFITTALESGMDHIVDFTDTDNIRRLGNVKLISDTEGSDIVMIGRNSEGDGTLRIPDDLSESKDLAAVKRLKRINKKVAAYVEITSKKHEQLAALLGKDADYLILMGRDWKVIPLENLIADLQKEKVQIIAAVADYDEAKLALETMEHGTDGILLCPTEISQIKKVADLIEKIKTESYHLKPATVTKVEPVGIGDRVCVDTCSMMQLGEGMLVGSYSQGLFLVHSESMESEYVASRPFRVNAGPVHAYVMTPGNKTKYLSELETGDEVLTVDKEGNTKVAIVGRVKIEKRPLMLVEAEHEGIVLRTLLQNAETIRLVTEDGKPISVAELKLGDKIMIYLDPNARHFGMAIEESIIEK
- a CDS encoding class I SAM-dependent methyltransferase, whose translation is MIKIVYDIKVYREVLKDTIRENDVVVELGCHVGNSTRIISQMAPKGHIISIDKSPQSQKKLQELMNEEQASIIFMKCDVRLHETLEQVSVMVKELGGCDVLSVDLGGGYYPDTTFKVFFIWSSTLKPRDTIIRNRGLLDFLHSATSSEIIRSEEGWLESCGDDGIPTRLKELKLWSPKV
- the thpR gene encoding RNA 2',3'-cyclic phosphodiesterase, with translation MRAFLAVDVDSRLHYKIQKIQKELIKTDAPLKLVELENLHFTFKFFGEINSSQTEDIINITQEKLENHQDFTMNIKGTGVFPHPGYMRVLWLGVDDPSNFSALQKDLDEEFVKMGFKKERSYIPHLTIARIKGAHNKEFLADKIKDLEDVEIGQMNVGKLVLKKSELTPAGPIYSDVKEFFI
- a CDS encoding class I fructose-bisphosphate aldolase family protein — encoded protein: MIGKKIRIERIINRKTGRCVIVPMDHGVSIGPVDGIIKMAETIDEVASGGANAVIMHKGMVGTGHRGYGRDIGLIIHLSASTALGPDPDHKVLVTSVEKAIQMGADAVSVHVNVGSEMEPEMLMHLGSIAEICDDWGMPLIAMMYPRGKKIDDEHHADVVKLASRAGAELGADIIKTNYTGDPETFKEVIDGCPVPLVIAGGPRVETDRELLEMVKNAVDVGGAGVAIGRNIFQAPSPQKTTRAIAEIVHNNLEVDEALKIINSQ
- the cca gene encoding CCA tRNA nucleotidyltransferase, which produces MIDFKTILEDIEPSKDDEKRVHDLSHTLMEIIDINAQKEGINAKSTLLGSVAKNTWIISKDSGKDLDIDIFIKFPLSTSLDDLKIKGLELARRCIEEAGGTYEERYASHPYLTGTIKGFQVDIVPCYDIKHGSELKSAVDRTILHTDYVMRNLKKSQEKEVRLLKRFMQMVGTYGSEFKVGGFSGYLCELLVIYYGSFLDVLKGAWEEWKPGYHIDLMNYGTENEFNDPLVVVDPTDKNRNVAAALTLQKMSEFVLASCNFLRKPKKSYFYPKDVVYNRKNILEEFNRRETTSLILTFPAPDIPSDALHPQIRKTEKSLVKILETEDFSVLGSDSWSNADVEDKTTQIVEKDRVNRGNRGENGNRKVFILLEMNTWSLPLFKKRNGPSIWDKKNTVKFLKKHHSSWIEGDVWKTLSKRRYQDVDSLIHGILKPDGISRFRAGKHLKKEILKNYALNDVSDVLNTDNVEEGLLEFLYHYLHKGELLVR